TCCCAACAACCCCAGCGCTGACACCACTGGCTGTTACTCAGTCATGATTATATTATTTTGCAGTCAAGATAGACTACTAACTGCAGCCGTATCAATATTTTTGCCAATCTGAGCCATTTATCATACGGTGGTAGCAGGACAGTAAGAGAATAACATTCAGAGACATTAGTATAAAAATTAACCTGACACTATTTTAACTGCATCACAGCAGATACCCTTACTGCTTTATCTcagtgttttgttcatttaccCCATCCCGTTACCTTCATCCCCTTTCCCCTTCATTAAGCCCCAACCTTTGTCTCCATTGATGTAAACTTCTACCCCTtacccacccacacacaaacacacaaacacacacactcatccatgCTCACCTACCATTTAGTGCACGCTTGAGCAAACACCAGACATTAGCTGACAGCGGAGGTAGCGATGGCTGTACTCCTTGGAGCTAAATCAATTAGCCTATCTCTGCTGGGGCCATGCGGTGTGTGCAGACCAGCTAGGATCAGAGGGTTTAGCTGTTTCACCCAGACCAACAAACAGGCTGCTGTGAACGCTGCAGCATCTGCTTGGATTTGGCCCAAGCCTGAAAGGAATGAATTGGATTTGTAGTGAGTGGTGTGTGATGCGATGGGGCCGACTAGGCAGGGATGCAATGTTGTCTGTGCTCCAGTTCTGCTCTTCACACATGAGTAAAGTCTACATTTTTgtgcctgtttttgtttgctttgtagTAGCAACCTTTTTTAAGGATGATAAATGCACATCTCACCTTAGAGGCCTGACTGCATCTCCCTGTATTAGACCTTCGATTTTAAAGCCAGATGTAGACATAATACGTTTCACACAAACAGTATACAGCCTATTTTAGGCAAGGCCTGCTCTTGATTGAAAatcttttcctctcctccatTCATTATGAACCTCATTAAATCACTCTGCGGTAAACCAGGCCCTTAGGAGATAAGCCTTGTCCTTGACTGGTTTGATGTGTAAACAGATAAGCTGTTCAGTCGTCGATCAAACATGCTACTGCACATGTGTGCGTATGTGGAATATGATATGCACCAGAAACATTACCGTAGAGTAGTTTGCAACAGGGAGAAATTAACCTGCAAGTGCCGTCCACAACAGTCGTCCAGCTGCCTCACTGTGCGGTGCATTCAGGATCACAGCACTAGGACTAAGTGTTCTTACCAGCACTGCACTTCTCAGTCTTCTCTACTGATGCAATGAAGTGTGACTGTAAGGTAGTCACGCTGAGTGTGAGCTGTGTGAGCTGTGTGACGCTTCACCTTCCAGCAGTTCTAATAAATCTGCACCCGATGTTCTGTTTGTAATGTCCTAAGAGTACAAGAATAACAAAATTAgcttaagctttttttttttacatgtcttcCAAGAAATCTCATCAAGAAGCAGAAAAATTGTGCTGTGTAGCTTAAAGCTCAGaatgttttggtctccaccgtCTGCCTCCTGCAATACTTCACCGCTGGATTATTCCTGTGTGACACTTAGCTTAACTGTGTATCGATTATTGTGATCATGCCACTCAAAGTGTTCTGtttcaaaaaattacatttagagCATTTAGAATTTTGAAACAAGATCCAGTTTAGATCAGCAGGGCTCAGTTAGAccgtcatttgtgttttttttatttcgaTGTGAAGCCCACATTTACCTAGGCGGGTGGAATCAGTTCTCATTGCCCTTTTCTTTGCTGCTCAACAGCATGTTTTTGATGGAGGGCACCCAGTAGCTGACTACCCTCTTGGCCATTTGAATGTCATGGTGCAGGTTTGGAGCAGGACAAAGCAGGGACAGAGCATATGCTTTTATGTTGTGTGATGTGAGGGAGCTTTGAATTAATAATTTCAACAACTAAAACTGAAGAtattctgttctgttgtttCTCATTAAATCAGTAACAGTCATGCCTCGTCCAACTTTACATTAAGGCCTGAGGAACAGTCCACAGGAAATCTACTGTCAGTCTTTCAGTCTATAAGTCAAAAATTGTACATTACGGTTTTGTTCCTTCGTATTAACAGATCTGCCTTcagtgttgaaaatgacaaaatatgaaaacctctGATTTCCATGCTCCATCATCAAGTGAATACAATTTTGCCCCTATAGTGGTTGCTACCTACCGTTTGGTAACCGTTGTCTTGTCATGCTTGAGTCTTTGCTGAAGTTGAACTGGACTGTAATTGCATATGTCAACCCAGAGTCACTGGCTATCGTGTAAATCGTGAAGGAAATTTAATTGACTGCACTCAGTAACAGTGTGATATGAATGTGCTTTTGCTGCTCagcaaaaacagaaggaaactagaaaaacactcggagagcgcatacctctgCCAggccgtccgtccgtccgtccgtccgtctgtctgtctacagcataactcaaaaagtcatggacggattttcaccaaatttttacaggatgtccggaagagcaaaagtaacaatcaattagattttggaggtgatccggatcactgtctggatccgccaggccatctgtcaaTTGTAcatagtccttcaaaaaaatcctggatccagacgaaaatccatccatgactttttgagttatgctgttaacagaaaaacagacagacagacaaactccggtgattacataacctcctggcggaggtaactagaaaagcactctgagagcgcagacctccgccaggccatctggcggccatctctcaattgtacagagtccttcaaaaaaatcctggatccagacggtgatctggatcatctccaaaatctaatcgattgttacttttgctcttccggacattctgtaaaattttggtgaaaatccgtccataactttttgagttatgctgttaacagacaaacagacaaacagacaaacgccggtgattacataacctcctggcagaggtaaCAACACAGTAAATTCAGATGAGAGTCAGTACAactgaagggtttggaagcagagtggtttAAGCCACTTTCTTAGTAGTTAGAAAAACGGGtttaaatttttgtgttttccaataTGGTCTAACATTCGAAGCACCACTGTAATGCTATATTTGGATTGTGGGTTAGACCATTTttcactaaaatctagaccataaaatatgaCAGAACTTCATCATGGTTGGGGTTAAATAAAGGATGTGGCTGTGATGTTCTCTCAAAATAGTGACTTTCTTTTGGTGAATCTTTTGCATTCAGGGAGATGAGCACTGTGACTAAAATGGATAGcccatcttaaaaaaaaaaaaaagtttatcaAGGCAGCCCAACTGCATGATCCACATATATGGCAAAATATTTACTCtgagtttcattttttgtctggtAGGTTGTTGGCAAAGAAAATGGTAACGCACAGGTAGTGGAAAGGGGTCCATGCTAACTGAAATAATTGGCTCATGGCGGGCTTTATACCCATAACCTGCATCCGATAAGTCAGACAATATCCCAGCAAATATAAgatggattgccatgaaatttggtgcAGCCATTCATGGCCCTCAGAGAATGGATGTATTCTAGTGAAATGTTTAATAACAACTAGATGGATTGCTATGGTACAGTATAAGTACAGACCATGTTCACATTTCTTCCAGAAAATTTAGTCCTTTGCCATTTCATTTTGTGCCATCATCAGGTGGTTTGTGACcaaatatttgcaaaacattcCAGTCAGTCCCAGCTTTTGTTTGACTATTTAACTAGTAACATAATAGACTAACATGGTTAAGATGATGGAGATTCTACCTAATAAACATCAGCATTTTAGCATTGTCATTCTGAGCATCGCAGCATGATGTTAGCATTACTTCTAACCCAGCGTGCTTCAGTACAGCCTCACAAACCTGCTAgaatgaaagcaaagaaagtTTCAAGCCCTTAAATGCACCTCAAAAAGACGAGGAGACAGGAGGCTTCAGTAGGAGCTTAGAAAGAGGAACCACAGGTGTATCCTACCTCTCAAATCCCCACTGGAAGGGGCTTAGACTTTGTTTCCTTCAAATGATCTAAATCAGTGAATGAAAGTTATTTGTGAGCGAAAGGATGTATTCCTTGAATGATTCTCACCGTCAGAACTGAGAGCAAACCTTTCACATAAAGACATACAGCATATAAACCGCACAAGGTTTCAAATCGGTACCGAgtatcaaaacaaaaatgtttgcgCTCGCCTAAGTGTTTGCAAATTAATGCACTACAGCGACAGGACTGTTTTCGTCTATTGTTTAATATGCCCATTTGTTGTCACAGCAGAAGCACAATAATCCTCCTCAAGAACCTAGCTGCCAATCATCACTTCAGCTAATGGAGGTGATTTGCAGAGTCAGGAACAAACATTCACTTGGAAATCAGTCTTGACACTCATCATGTGCTGGCAGGAGGATGTGTTAAATGTGAAACTGCAAATAGTTGTAATTACTCTGGCTAAACGTGCTTTGTTCCTTAATATTCCAGCACCCCTTCATAGCTTGTTGACGTGTGAAATTTGACATGGcctgaaaaaaaatggacagtTATTCAGACTTAGTTTCAGGAATCAAGTCTAATTTCATTCCCTAATCTTGCCCTGTTTTAGTTGTATAAAATCCATCACCTAGACAAAACTCTGTCGAGATTTTACTATCTGTGCATGAGTTCTTCACAAATTGTTGAACTACAAGTGGACTGCTCATGCAATCACtgttaaataatacattaaGCCAACCCTAATATATGGATGAAAAGCTGGACGCTGGGAATGCCTCATGTAGTAATTAGTAGTCATTTGAAGTCCTTATACCTTCTGGGACATAATATtacatttccacatttcagtTCCTATCTCCTTCATGAAATTAAGCCGGCTTGTCATCCTGTGATAATGTTCTGTTGCTGCTAGCTGGAGGTAACATGGTCAGTTTCTATTTGTACCACTGTGCTCTAATTTCCAAGCTCCGTGAACAGTTATATGAACTAAAAAGTTGCAGATTACTTGCCTTTATGTTGAGAATTTCAACTGAATGACAGAGGATTTGTTGCAAATATCATGTAGTGCAGTTAGTACAGCAAAATAATTCTTGCTAACTTCGCTTAAGTGCCTTTTATAACTTCTGCTGAAGATTTGGATCATTTAAAGTtgcaaatgtgcatttattgccACTAATCTGTTGGATATTTGATTCATCtaatgtttgtttattgtgtgtgtttatgtacacAACATAGTAAATGGGATGATGATAAACTAAAGAAATATAACTAATATTCTGtctatttttctctcttcttccaATGTGTCTCACCCAGGATGAAAATGCCTCGGAGGAAGCCGGATGAAAGCCTGACTAAACCTTCTAATCTGTACGAACAGCACAAGTGAAAGTTTATCTGATAGGCAATGCACTGAAGAAGAAGCGGTTAATACACAAGCGTTTAACACTGGGAACCTGAAATAATAAAGACTCTGCTGATCGTGGCATTTCAGCAAGCTTGTACATAACTGCCAAAAAGCCCCGCGGATATCAAATAATTATCTATGGGCAGACTTTCTAACTAGAATTGTTCCTCGGCCGCTTTTGATGTCAGTCGTGTCACTGTAGTGTTTTGGCTTCCTAGCATCATCAGAGACACCAGGCACCGCCAAGTTTCAGTCCGAACCTCAAATCAGGAGGCCTCATGTGGACTTGAGAAAAGATAAGAAAGAGACAACAAGCAAACCTTTGTATCTGTTGTCATCATCTTCCTACATGCAGCTCCCCGCTTAGCTTTATTGAAAAGGAGGAGCCCATTAAAGCATTTGATAGATAGGAAAGCTTGGTCTGAAGGTGTGGTTGCCGGCTGGCTGCTGGTGGGAGATGAGATAACAGATCTGGGAAGAGAGAAAAGACGTGTCTGTCTGATGGGAGCGGAATACAAATTAGGATCTGGCTCTCTTGCAGCTACACCAGTGGAGCAAATCAATACTCGAGAAGTGAAATGGGCAAATTAGTCAGTGGTTGAAGGCAATTCATCATCAGGATCATTAATTGTAACGTGAAATGATGGAATTTGACATTTGCTAAAGGTTGGTATGAAATTATTTAGACATTAAAGGGTTGAAAAATTGAGGACAACATTCAGTGAAGGGAGGATAAAAGacaaagttttgcattttttttgcaaccGAAACCAACAGTGTCAAACCACGATACAGCCTCCTTCGATGCCATGCTGGAACTTTTAAGATTACAGCAATGAGTCTAAACTTTATACAAATGACGGTTTAAAGGCATAGAGGCAAGATGGAGTTGGATAACAGCTCTTTGGACTACTTCACCAGTAACTTCACAGAGATTCCTGACACCGCAACAGTTCCACCGTGGAGCGAGGCCACGCTGCTCAGCCTGCAGGTCTCCCTGTCTGCTCTGCTGGCCCTCGTCACCTTGGCTACGGTGCTTTCAAATGCCTTCGTTATCGCCACCATCTTCCTCACCAGGAAGCTCCACACACCTGCCAACTTCCTGATCGGCTCTCTGGCCGTCACAGACCTGCTGGTGTCGATTTTAGTCATGCCAATAAGCATCGTCTACACTGTCAGCAAGACGTGGTCGCTGGGGCAGATTGTTTGTGACATCTGGCTGTCGTCTGACATCACGTTCTGCACGGCCTCCATCCTGCACCTGTGTGTGATTGCGCTGGACCGCTACTGGGCCATCACAGATGCTCTGGAGTACTCAAAACGCCGCACCATGCGCCGGGCGGCGATCATGGTCGGGGTAGTGTGGGTGATTTCAATATCGATTTCCATGCCTCCACTTTTCTGGCGGCAGGCCAAAGCCCACGAGGAGCTGACAGAGTGCATGGTGAATACAGATCAGATCTCTTACACCCTGTACTCCACCTTTGGCGCCTTCTATGTTCCCACAGTGCTTCTCATCATCCTCTACGGACGGATTTACGTCGCGGCCCGCTCTCGCATCTTCAAGACGCCGTCGTCGTCTGGGAAGCGTTTCACCACGGCACAGCTCATCCAGACCTCGGCAGGctcctctctctgttctctTAATTCCGCCTCCCACCAGGAAGCGCACCTACACTCTGGAGGcggcggaggaggagggggaggatcGCCGCTGTTCATGAATAGTGTGAAAGTGAAGCTGGCAGACAGCGTGCTGGAGAGGAAACGTCTGTGCGCAGCGCGGGAGAGGAAAGCAACCAAGACTCTGGGCATCATCCTGGGCGCCTTCATTGTCTGTTGGCTGCCGTTCTTTGTTGGCACTCTCGTCATGGCCATATGTAAAGATTGCTGGTTTGATCCGGTGCTGTTTGATATCTTTACCTGGCTTGGATACCTGAACTCCCTTATCAATCCCGTCATCTACACCGCATTCAATGATGAGTTCAAGCAGGCTTTCCAAAAACTCGTCAAATTCAGACGGTGCTCCTGAAGAACCCAGAGTGGATTAAAACTTGCATTTccaggaagaaaaagaagataaTATATCATAATGATAGTGGAACTGTACACTTAGATGTCCCATCTTGTAAGCACATGCTAAAtgttatatcttttttttttaacatcgaTCCGCTGCGTGCCATAGATCTTTAGATACAGTATATCTATCATATAGACTGATGCATGCttctttaaaaagagaaaatctctAAAACTGTGGAACCCATCTTCAGAAAAATGAAGGGAGTTTTAAGTCTGTTTCAGGTCACAGGGACATTGCTGTTATTTCTTGGACAAGAGCAAAAATTCTAAACAAACAAGGACTTAGGGTGACTGTGTGGAAAGAGCAAAACTCAGAGCGACTGGATTTAATCCGGGGGAAATGAAAAGCCATGAAATATATGTTGTCTAAATCTGTGTCATGCTTTATGCCGCTGCTCCCATATGATGTTTCCGTGGTACAGTAAAGTGCTTAGAAAGACTCCGTATTCTAAAGATTCAGTAAAAACTGTCTCTACATATGCAATTATACTTgaaagaggtgtgtgtgtgtgagtgtgtgtaacGGTAGTTCCTGTAATATATGTGTGTTTGAAGAAGGGAGGATTTTCAAGGGTTTGACATTTCTACATGCTATTCTCCAGTGAGGCATTTCTCGTCATTACAGAGACTGAAATGGAAGCAACATTTCCACTCTGAATGTTAAATAGCACACAATGCCATAGCAACAAATAATTCCCTCTGACATTCCTCCAAACTGATGTTGCTCAAgcgaaaaaaaatgtcagaagaaGGGTCAAACTTATCAATGAGGCTTGGATACAGAGAATGATTCTGTTTGAGGGATTTAATGTGTTTGCTTTCTTAATgtaaatgcttattttacctTCATGTGGGAAAGTGTCATTAGCAGATGCTATGTTATCACAGGAATACACAGATGgtgaatatgaaaaaaaaaaggttgttaCCCTCAGTCCTGACAGCCGTAGACTGAAATCTGTGGTTGATGATGGATTGTATGTGCCATATTTCATTGAGGATATAACGGCTAATGTAATAACTGTGGATGTGTTTCCCAAATaactttttttatgtttaaaggTGTAAAGAAAGAATATAAAATGGCAGGTGagtgggttaaaaaaaagaaatcgaAGATGTTTGAGAAAGAAaatcaagcaaacaaaaaataaaacttaaaagatAACCTACTCATGTTCCATCTTTAAGGAGCTGTCATTGTTGGTGAATGGGAATTATGGCACTTGTCAGAAGAAAATAATCTTTTACATAGTGATTTGCACACACACTTTTCTCAAAGGCATGATGTCAGTCtgcaaaatcaacaaaacaggAGTCAAAAATTCAAAGTTGAACaacctttgtgtgttttgtttgtctctgcCCGCTAcatcaaagaatctgtgagcaTCAGTTCAAGGAACAGGTGGCAAACAACCAATATGAATGAATTAACTTGAAATTTAGGAACTCTTCGCACATTTATTTTACGAGATGGATGATCGTATCCAAAAGATTCAAACTCGCTTCTGTACACTGTAtgaagcaaaaaagaaatgttttgttaTTCTCTCCAATTGGAGGTGGAGATTGTGGAAACACTTCAAAGATGCTGTCCAACAAAATGCCCGGTGTTGAGACAGACACCACGCTGTCTGTGTCGGTGACTCACTCCACAGATACACCAGGTCTATCATCTCCACCTCTAAAGCAACAACACAGGCTGACCTAATGGATGCTGATGTCTTTCTGCCATCAATTCTTCATGTTTGTCCATCAGAGCACCAGCTGTAGATACACATAGGTATACATACACATCCTCGTGGTGCCATATCCAGCAGTGCTCTCAGTATCTTCTCCACTGATCTGTAAATGAGGTAGCCAGTGCAATTATGCAGGACCATCAGCTTAgccatttaaaataaatgtattattaatgTGCAGTTCATTTGTTTATACTTCCAAAGAGAGCTGGTTGGACCATCTGCCCATTGTGCAGAGGAGTTCATCTCTCATACAAACTAAATGGGAGGTTGTCATTGCAGCTGCcgaatgtgtttttaatagtttgatttttc
This is a stretch of genomic DNA from Acanthochromis polyacanthus isolate Apoly-LR-REF ecotype Palm Island chromosome 1, KAUST_Apoly_ChrSc, whole genome shotgun sequence. It encodes these proteins:
- the htr1d gene encoding 5-hydroxytryptamine receptor 1D, which codes for MELDNSSLDYFTSNFTEIPDTATVPPWSEATLLSLQVSLSALLALVTLATVLSNAFVIATIFLTRKLHTPANFLIGSLAVTDLLVSILVMPISIVYTVSKTWSLGQIVCDIWLSSDITFCTASILHLCVIALDRYWAITDALEYSKRRTMRRAAIMVGVVWVISISISMPPLFWRQAKAHEELTECMVNTDQISYTLYSTFGAFYVPTVLLIILYGRIYVAARSRIFKTPSSSGKRFTTAQLIQTSAGSSLCSLNSASHQEAHLHSGGGGGGGGGSPLFMNSVKVKLADSVLERKRLCAARERKATKTLGIILGAFIVCWLPFFVGTLVMAICKDCWFDPVLFDIFTWLGYLNSLINPVIYTAFNDEFKQAFQKLVKFRRCS